From Impatiens glandulifera chromosome 7, dImpGla2.1, whole genome shotgun sequence:
GGTGCTACTGACACTCCAGCTCCAAagaatttaatatttctaaTCTCTCCAATTTTTTTCTCGACCTGGGGACACACGcgaatgaaaaacaaatatgtaTTCCATAATctaacaaagaagaagaagccaAACATACCTTAGGAGGAGGAGGCATGATATCATAGCATAATATAGACAAGGGGTAAATATGACCAGGAACACCAGCATGCTCAATCAGCCTTCTCATATTGTCTACTGAAGAAATCTCAAAGGGTGCCTGAACCTCATTTTATCAGTATGAACTGTTAAATTTCCCATATAACAGATTATATCATGTTGTGCAACAAATTGAAATGAGATTTTGAACAACAGAAAGGTTGCTTCAAGTTGGAAAAGGTATTTTGATGTAAAACTACATTAAGAAGTTGGAAGTGATGACAAAaatccttaattattttaatatcatgGAAAGATTGAATCTTTGACATATGCACCGCGTAAAACAGGTCTATTCACAAGCAAGGCAAAAATCTTACCGGGTGCATTTCATTTGTGGTAGGGTCAGGGCGATCCCTTCCGCCACTTGGTGCTATCCAAATTATCTTTGATCCGCCCCTGGCATGTGAACAGGATTGAGATAATAAATCCAGGAACTGATTGCAGAAAATTAAAACCTCATCAAGTTTGTGATGTTTTCTGTCATGTGATGACTAATATATGTCTGTATCTGCACCAGGTAAGCTCTTAACAATTCCTATCTCATTTTAAGGACATAAGATCCTTAGTTTTCTTGAGGCATATGGATATCCAGAAAGTGATAATGTATAACTGTGGTCAGATTTACTTGAACAACCTGTTGCTTAACATTCAATCTAAGCCTTAAGAAAAATTCACTTCCTTGTTTTTGGAATCATGTAGGACCAAATTCCTGTACATGTAGTGATTAATTAGATCTTCAGcgtctatttttttattaacaccctcttttatattttatccatGTGAggtcaaattcaattttttatttaagtctcTTAATCTATCAAAAACTAGGAAGAGCGGGTATCAAGGTGTGCAAGAGAATGTAGAATGATGAGACCTTGTATAAAAAAAAGGTATATATAAAAGGCAGTGCATTAATGAATCACTGCACCccctttcaaaataaataaattacaagaCAGTTCATATAGTAACAAGGAATAATACCTCACAAGCACAGCCATTTCCTTCAAACTTTTTGTATTTGCTATTTTCTTTGTTTCAGCAAGTTCAGGAACATCGAACATATGTTTTTTGGAATACACACACAAGAGATTCCTACAGAGAAAACTTAAAGCCTAAGTCTGTGTAAAATGACATGACATAATACTTGAATTCATTCAATTGTCATAACAAAAAGTTCTTTTAGCACCTTCCAATGCTGAAGGGCTTGGAAAGAGGATCAGTTATCACTCTGTCACCTGCCACATATATCTGAAAAATACTGCTTATGTTATGATGAATATTCAGCTCTCAGAGTAATCAAATAACATAAcaagcaaaatatatatatattcttaaccGTGTTCTCAGAAATATATGGATGTGTCGCTTCAAGTAACAAAGCAATAATGGCCGGATCTGCCTCTGATTGATGGTTAGACATCAGTATAACATTGTGGCCCTGTGATTTTTTAGGATATCAGGGAAAAATCATATTATCAATAAACAACAGGGAAGTACAATTAAAACTATCAGGAAAGCTAAACAGTAGACAGTGCTGAACAAGGATTTGCTCAATGAAGCATAACAGATTTGTGCATTGCTAGAAGATATTCATGTGCATGTGAATTTAACACAAAACGGAAGTTGTAAGTCATTGCACTTGGACCATCAATGCCTACGTAAAGGATCAATTATGATATAGTAATTATAGTAGGCATCCCATTACATACGCTAATTTAATACGGTGCTTCTCTGTTTGTATAGAAAACGGTTTACAATTTCTAGACATGTTCAGTCCTCTAAATCTGTTGTCCCATAATATCAGGAATCATAGGAGGGCTTTAGAACCTAAAACCCAGTAATTAGTAGcctaatcattaaaaataagaattcaCAGGGGTTACTGCAAAAAGGCTACAAAAAATTGCATTTTGAGAAGATAGCTTGGTGGGAAATATTCCTAGGTTGGTTCATGGTTGTAGACTGATGAGGATAAATCAATGATGATCAAGGCTATTTAAAGATGATAGATAACCAAGTCTTTAGGTTCAACTTATtgtgaagaatattataaacttGACTAGTGGTCAAAACTGATAATTTCCTCATTTGGAATCCAGCCTAACACTACAACCGTATCTAATTCTGATTTTACTTAAGGATTTCACAATTTTTAATATGTAAACCAAGTCAAGCTTCAATAACTAATTCTAGATATGCTCCATATCCAAGGATAGGCAGTAATTTGGTGGAAATACTATAGCAAAGGCATCTCGAAGTGAAAGCCTTATGCAATAAACTCTGTGATTATTATGCAACGTGATTTCATGTGGAGGCTCTATCTTGGGTAGCACTTTTTAATTTGGTGCCATTGCCAATGCATGAGATGATTCCATTGACAAACTCCCGTTGAGGGGAGAGTGCAacacaaattaatatatgtgtACATGAGAAATGAGGAGGCAGTGTTTAACTACAAAGGATGGTGGTTAAGAGTGGTCAAttcaaagagtttgaattcattATCCCAGTATCTTTTCATAAACTGATATTCCAAGGATGTGCAATACCTAGTTGAAAAGGGTGAGAGATCAGAAAAAATAGGAAAAGATGGTGGTTAGCTGAACAGAAAGAAAGGTCGTCAATAAACGGAAATGGTAGAAATTATTAAGTGTTCATTAGATATAGAATCGCGATGGGGTCCGAGAAAGGAAGATAATACACTTGCTTCCACAGGGAATAAGTGAGCAGATGACCTAGAAAATAAAACAAGGAACAGATGTATAAAACCAAACTTAGTAGCCATGAGAAGATTCTTTTGTGGTTCAACTTAACCTCTAGGTCAAAGTAGCTGAACTTTCCCATTACCAAAACACACACACTCATAATCCCATGTACAAACACATAAATTTCATGCCATGACATTAACATATAATTTGCAATATAAATCAGAGGAATTTAACAAACGAGAAgcttatagaaaaaaatatcagcACCTTCCGAATGTTATCTTCTATTTCACTAAAAAGAGAGATGTTGCCAATGAATGTGTTCCTGAATGAGCAAAAAACAAGGCATTGGTCAATGCAGCTAACTCAAGCAACTCTACCAGCAAGTGCATGGATAGACGGCTAACAATGT
This genomic window contains:
- the LOC124946068 gene encoding glycerol-3-phosphate acyltransferase, chloroplastic-like isoform X2, with translation MEELYQNYRNAVFQSGIPNAEEIVLSNMSVALDRVYKDVEDPFHFSPYHKAIREPFDYYMFGQNYIRPLIDFRNTFIGNISLFSEIEDNIRKGHNVILMSNHQSEADPAIIALLLEATHPYISENTIYVAGDRVITDPLSKPFSIGRNLLCVYSKKHMFDVPELAETKKIANTKSLKEMAVLVRGGSKIIWIAPSGGRDRPDPTTNEMHPAPFEISSVDNMRRLIEHAGVPGHIYPLSILCYDIMPPPPKVEKKIGEIRNIKFFGAGVSVAPEINLDAITASTGKPEEVKEAYCKALYNSVVEQYGVLNRAIHGKKGLEASVTNVSLSQPWDKTACLK